From a region of the Haematobia irritans isolate KBUSLIRL chromosome 4, ASM5000362v1, whole genome shotgun sequence genome:
- the LOC142234585 gene encoding uncharacterized protein LOC142234585, which yields MSHWVIKPRCFLCGRNQPLKYCLRFRNMTIRERRAALEGQDVCLNCFGFGHTRSNCPSDNRCQLCDEKHHTMTHVDNFEEIPTFEEPIESSSFIDEKENDHVSMTANSSIIASFESMPFYMQMITYAGALPHDWTTPNEYRRLAPVIQCELSGGGIQKSFTFLLETRVAKSFLIFESVKKFSHLHRTKHEISFGSFYIHLPEMPLRHRFVIARRIPFFVPPAVRIPSLMSYFQGLKMAHPQRFSYGQIDGVIGKDLEEYIIQGESSKCEKNPSILVTKTVFGLVVSGSAARSNIPFLKSLAPLVRRENGPFGN from the coding sequence ATGTCTCACTGGGTAATAAAACCAAGATGTTTCCTCTGTGGCCGCAATCAACCGTTAAAGTATTGCCTTAGATTCCGAAATATGACCATTCGCGAACGACGAGCTGCATTAGAAGGTCAAGACGTATGCCTTAATTGTTTTGGCTTTGGACATACTCGATCGAATTGCCCTTCCGACAACAGATGTCAACTTTGCGATGAAAAACATCATACCATGACCCATGTCGATAACTTTGAAGAAATCCCGACCTTCGAAGAACCCATCGAAAGCTCATCTTTTATTGATGAAAAAGAAAATGATCATGTCTCCATGACAGCCAATTCATCTATTATTGCATCATTTGAATCGATGCCATTTTATATGCAAATGATAACTTATGCAGGTGCATTGCCGCATGATTGGACTACTCCAAATGAATACCGTCGCCTAGCCCCTGTAATCCAATGCGAGTTATCGGGTGGAGGAATACAAAAATCTTTCACATTTCTACTAGAAACAAGAGTGGCTAAATCTTTTCTGATATTTGAgagtgtgaaaaaattttctcatctaCACCGTACGAAACACGAGATATCATTTGGTTCTTTTTACATTCACCTTCCTGAAATGCCACTTAGACACCGATTTGTTATTGCACGTAGAATACCATTTTTTGTACCACCCGCTGTACGGATTCCATCGCTTATGAGCTACTTTCAAGGTCTCAAAATGGCTCATCCTCAACGTTTTTCCTACGGTCAAATTGATGGTGTAATCGGTAAAGATTTGGAAGAGTATATCATCCAAGGTGAATCATCAAAATGTGAAAAGAATCCATCAATATTGGTCACAAAGACTGTGTTTGGTCTAGTGGTGAGTGGCAGTGCAGCAAGAAGCAACATACCGTTCTTGAAGTCGTTGGCTCCCCTTGTGCGTCGAGAAAATGGCCCATTTGGAAACTAA
- the LOC142236004 gene encoding uncharacterized protein LOC142236004, with translation MTTTDEDDGENIQKFDEASEKYQDCKVKIIETIQNKLRPKVHESTRNDVSMTYQNVSNLKLPPCDTHPFEGGFSKWPAFRDIFQAVFINHPGLSQAQKLYHLRCKTRGEALQIVQRFDLVDSNFVLAWEALKNRYENTRILVHQQMKKLFGAPVASSETPKSIRQIQSCINDSVSIFKSFKVKTDDWDPILIHLCSTKLPEETLRAWEDSLSDHKELPSWSQLDAFLSKRIEILETITDFKKPNHKENQNSKSQIFYSQSEGENNKICKKCKRNHSLRHCKQFKSLTPQERLKFVYANKYCANCLSPDHFKSKCSSNLSCVKCKKKHHTMLHVEKYGNNRNSHRENSPTNNSNDNRYLDLPSSSNVSNEGNNNQNDAVQVLFAQNNGATVLPTALINLVYAGEKFLVRALLDGGSERSFITKRIQQQLKLPIRRHNSQISGLGGTVVGNSNGTCYVEVQSRNTNFSMKINMIIVPKLAHLLPAKQVKVQDIGDLSNFELADPYFYKPSPIDVIIGSDYLPQINMEGIRLDIAQGLEVRESKFGWYLSGPMPISEINSFSTLVCDYDYTDLNEQLKKFWEIEEAEFRPPVNDNDSYCEEYFKRTTIRDENGRYVVRLPFRPEFPQEIFLGVSKKSALAQYLRMDKNLEKTPDLKKEYNKVLQEYIDLDHMEPVNHQEEGGEKQMSFFLPHHAVVKPNRKSTKVRVVFNGSKKTSNGISLNNVLLQGPTLLADLTQIILGWRFYQYVFTGDIEKMYRQVLLHPEDRKYQLIFFRSNSDDQVKIYQLKTVTFGINCAPFLAIRSLIQLSEDCKENFELGSHVLRNETYMDDVLSGGHDIEEAKAKQLQLMQILKSANFPLKKITSNNDLLLQHLAREDLLDEDFLEFDESSTTKTLGIRWNAKSDEFFYKVESIERNVVTTKRIILSVIAKIYDPLGWLGPIIIIAKLLMQSLWQEKIDWNDLVPSNLLVTWNKFVDNLSVVSTLRIPRWVEFSPRKRIQIHGFSDASERAYCGAIYIRVQDSEGVISSHLLIAKTKIAPLKSITIPKLELCGALLMAKLMKSLSVKYDFETFYWTDSSIVLGWLQKSPQSLKTFVANRVTKLNEMSDVDRWRHVSTEDNPADLGTRGCTPQELQKNMLWWHGPPWLQTQEEQWPKPRTFDPTDIETKKTSNFHLEIQNEDFINHKNGLIRVGGRLNNSGFSYEERHPVLIPDKSHLSVLFVNYAHEILLHAEHGVMLRYIRQGFYIPRLRNAIRKTIRNCRKCTIYKHKFHNQLMASLPQERVNFSPPFTYTGVDFAGPFSIKSSSLKNAKVLKSYAAVFVCFTTRSVHLECCSDLSADAFLATFSRFVGRRGLPKTLFSDNGRNFIGANRKLLEEHNLFLKEVGDNLGKIYSPQGFTWSFIPPYAPHMGGLWEAAVKSMKTHLKKVTTNWNFTFEEFTTLLVRVEAVLNSRPLCPISEDPDELLPLTPGHFLRGASLTAPPESSATPPLKSLSYINRWQRLKALFHIFSQRWKSEYVTEMQRRYKWKSSRNNIKEGDVVIVKEESLPPTEWCLGRIVKTFCGKDNNVRVAEIKTKDGIIVRSIVKICLLPTSENTSLPKTPIETPLKPKTQ, from the exons ATGACCACTACAGATGAAGATGATGGTGAAAACatccaaaaatttgatgaagcATCGGAGAAATATCAAGATTGCAaagtaaaaattattgaaacaaTTCAAAACAAATTGCGACCAAAGGTACATGAAAGTACCCGAAATGATGTCTCCATGACGTAtcaaaatgtatcaaatttgaaacttccACCTTGTGATACCCATCCATTTGAGGGAGGTTTTTCAAAGTGGCCAGCGTTCAGGGATATTTTTCAAGCTGTGTTCATTAATCATCCAGGTTTATCTCAAGCACAAAAATTGTACCATTTGCGATGCAAAACAAGAGGTGAAGCATTACAAATAGTCCAAAGATTTGATCTAGTGGATTCAAATTTCGTTTTGGCTTGGGAAGCATTAAAAAATAGATATGAGAATACACGAATTCTCGTTCAtcaacagatgaaaaagctttttgGTGCTCCAGTCGCCTCCAGTGAAACACCGAAATCAATCCGTCAAATTCAAAGTTGCATAAATGATAGTGTATCCATCTTCAAATCTTTTAAAGTGAAAACTGACGATTGGGATCCTATCTTGATACATTTATGCTCAACTAAATTACCAGAAGAGACCCTCAGAGCTTGGGAAGATTCATTAAGTGACCATAAGGAGTTGCCATCATGGTCACAATTGGACgcttttttatcaaaaagaataGAGATTTTGGAAACTATAACAGATTTTAAAAAGCCCAATCacaaagaaaatcaaaattcaaaatctcaaattttttattcgcAATCTGAAggagaaaacaataaaatatgtaaGAAATGTAAACGAAATCATAGTCTTCGTCATTGTAAACAATTCAAATCGTTAACTCCTCAAGAgagattaaaatttgtatatgcgaATAAATACTGTGCAAATTGTTTGTCGCCAGATCATTTCAAGTCGAAATGTTCCAGTAATTTGTCATGTGTCAAATGTAAGAAAAAACATCACACAATGCTTCATGTGGAAAAGTATGGAAACAATAGAAATAGTCATCGAGAAAATTCTCCGACCAATAATTCAAATGACAATCGATATTTAGATCTTCCAAGTTCATCAAATGTTTCTAATGAAGGAAATAACAACCAAAATGATGCTGtgcaagtccttttcgcccagaACAATGGTGCAACAGTTTTACCAACCGCTTTAATTAATTTAGTGTATGctggtgaaaaatttttggttcgTGCACTTCTTGATGGGGGTTCTGAAAGAAGTTTTATAACAAAAAGAATTCAACAACAATTAAAACTTCCAATACGTCGTCATAATAGTCAAATATCAGGTCTAGGAGGAACTGTAGTTGGAAATTCCAATGGAACTTGTTACGTCGAAGTCCAGTCAAGGAATACAAATTTCTCCATGAAAATTAACATGATTATTGTTCCAAAATTAGCTCATTTGCTTCCAGCAAAACAAGTGAAAGTCCAAGATATAGGGGATCTTTCTAATTTTGAGCTGGCGGatccatatttttataaaccATCACCGATAGATGTGATTATTGGAAGTGATTACTTACCCCAAATCAATATGGAAGGCATTCGTCTAGATATCGCCCAAGGATTGGAAGTAAGAGAATCCAAATTCGGCTGGTATTTGTCCGGCCCCATGCCAATTTCGGaaataaattctttttctaCTTTAGTTTGTGATTACGACTATACCGATCTAAATGaacaattaaagaaattttgggaaattgaaGAAGCCGAATTTCGTCCACCTGTAAATGATAATGATTCATACTGCGAAGAATACTTCAAAAGAACTACAATTCGTGATGAAAATGGTAGATATGTGGTGCGACTTCCTTTCCGGCCAGAATTTCCCCAAGAAATATTCCTAGGTGTCTCCAAAAAGAGCGCGTTGGCTCAATACTTAAGAATggataaaaatttggagaaaacgcCTGATTTGAAGAAGGAatataataaagttttgcagGAATATATAGATTTGGATCATATGGAGCCTGTAAATCATCAAGAAGAAGGTGGAGAAAAGCAGATGTCATTTTTCTTACCCCATCATGCGGTAGTGAAACCGAACAGAAAATCCACAAAAGTCAGGGTGGTTTTTAATGGGTcgaagaaaacatcaaatgGAATTTCTCTTAATAATGTGCTGCTTCAAGGACCAACTTTATTGGCTGATTTAACCCAAATAATTCTAGGGTGGAGATTTTACCAATATGTCTTCACAGGTGACATCGAGAAGATGTATCGACAGGTTTTGCTTCACCCAGAAGAcagaaaatatcaattaattttctttcgcTCCAATTCAGATGATCAAGTCAAAATTTACCAATTAAAAACAGTGACTTTTGGAATCAATTGCGCACCTTTTTTGGCAATAAGGTCATTGATTCAACTCAGCGAAGattgtaaggaaaattttgaattaggtTCTCATGTTCTACGAAATGAAACCTACATGGATGATGTTTTGTCAGGAGGACATGACATCGAAGAAGCTAAAGCAAAGCAGTTGCAGCTAATGCAGATTCTAAAATCTGCAAACTTCCCCTTGAAGAAGATTACTTCTAATAATGATCTACTTCTTCAACATTTGGCCCGGGAAGATCTTCTTGATGAAGATTTTTTGGAGTTTGATGAATCCAGCACAACAAAAACTTTGGGCATCCGCTGGAATGCCAAGTCTGATGAATTCTTTTACAAAGTTGAGTCTATAGAAAGGAATGTAGTGACAACAAAAAGAATTATCCTATCCGTGATTGCAAAGATATATGATCCTCTTGGTTGGCTTGGTCCAATAATTATCATTGCTAAATTATTGATGCAAAGTTTATGGCAAGAAAAGATTGATTGGAATGATCTAGTACCTTCAAATTTACTAGTAACTTGGAATAAATTTGTGGACAATTTATCTGTTGTTTCGACTTTGAGAATCCCAAGGTGGGTTGAATTTTCTCCAAGAAAGCGAATCCAAATACATGGATTTTCCGATGCTTCGGAAAGAGCTTACTGCGGTGCTATTTACATTCGTGTTCAAGATTCTGAAGGTGTTATTTCAAGCCACTTGCTGATAGCAAAAACCAAAATAGCTCCTTTGAAAAGCataacaataccaaaattggaaCTGTGCGGTGCTCTTTTGATGGCAAAACTTATGAAATCTCTCAGCGTAAAATATGACTTTGAAACATTCTACTGGACTGATTCATCTATAGTCCTAGGATGGTTGCAGAAATCGCCACAATCACTGAAAACTTTTGTAGCAAATCGTGTTACAAAACTTAACGAAATGTCAGATGTGGATCGCTGGAGACATGTTTCTACTGAAGACAACCCAGCAGACTTAGGAACGCGTGGTTGTACTCCGCAAGAACTCCAAAAAAATATGCTATGGTGGCATGGGCCTCCTTGGCTTCagacacaagaagaacaatggcCCAAACCAAGAACTTTCGATCCTACcgatattgaaacaaaaaagacatcaaattttcatcTCGAAATACAAAATGAAGATTTCATAAATC ACAAAAATGGATTAATAAGAGTTGGTGGAAGGCTCAATAATTCTGGATTTAGCTATGAAGAGCGACATCCGGTCCTCATACCTGATAAATCTCATCTATCAGTACTTTTTGTGAATTATGCACACGAAATACTTTTGCATGCAGAACATGGAGTTATGCTACGATATATAAGACAGGGTTTTTATATTCCTCGCCTTCGAAATGCTATCAGAAAAACTATTCGCAATTGCCGAAAATGTACGATTTATAAACACAAATTCCACAATCAACTTATGGCATCATTACCACAAGAAAGAGTTAATTTCTCTCCTCCATTCACCTATACTGGAGTCGATTTTGCTGGCCCATTCAGCATCAAATCGTCATCACTCAAAAATGCTAAGGTGTTAAAAAGTTATGCAGCGGTATTTGTATGTTTTACTACGAGATCTGTCCACTTGGAGTGTTGCTCAGATCTGTCAGCTGATGCCTTCCTGGCCACATTTAGCAGATTTGTTGGTCGTCGAGGGCTACCAAAAACTCTATTCTCCGACAATGGGAGAAATTTCATAGGCGCTAATCGAAAACTCCTAGAAGAGCACAACTTATTTCTCAAAGAAGTGGGAGATAACTTGGGCAAAATATACAGTCCACAAGGGTTTACATGGTCTTTTATACCACCATATGCTCCTCATATGGGTGGCCTGTGGGAGGCTGCCGTCAAATCTATGAAAACCCACTTAAAAAAGGTAACAACTAATTGGAACTTTACATTTGAAGAGTTTACGACTTTGCTGGTTCGTGTTGAAGCAGTTTTAAACTCAAGACCACTATGTCCGATTTCAGAAGACCCAGATGAACTTCTGCCGCTGACACCAGGTCACTTTTTACGTGGAGCTTCCTTAACAGCTCCCCCTGAGTCTTCGGCCACCCCTCCATTAAAATCTCTATCATATATAAATAGATGGCAGAGATTAAAGGCATTATTTCACATATTCAGCCAAAGGTGGAAATCAGAATATGTGACAGAAATGCAAAGGCGATATAAGTGGAAATCGAGCAGAAACAACATCAAAGAAGGAGATGTAGTCATCGTTAAAGAGGAATCATTGCCGCCAACGGAATGGTGTCTTGGGCGAATTGTGAAAACGTTTTGCGGAAAAGATAATAATGTCAGAGTAGCTGAAATTAAAACCAAAGATGGCATAATTGTAAGGTCAATCGTAAAGATATGTCTTCTTCCTACATCTGAAAACACTTCTCTTCCTAAAACGCCAATAGAAACACCATTAAAACCAAAAACTCAATGA